The following are encoded together in the Poseidonibacter lekithochrous genome:
- a CDS encoding tetratricopeptide repeat protein produces MKLLIIFFLFLSTIYAKKDFYYSFINSSGAQISQQRKQTIADGFDLIQNARLLAKEGKIDDAYAQIKDFKEKNKLKVLESDIIILYAELSLKKVSKRYIVDAAKVLEEAINSSRINEYDLSKAYMLLVDLKLNSNKAKDAKYFAEIIINNFNDELTKTYGKIYLAKVYKYQKNNKKAIRVLYSILTKTDDKMIATIVADELFDLYIASEEFDKANELIAKVLKSNIDYYANDSYLANKKINKLIKAGMPEHAADILKELLNRTSKEESIEDFKFKLANTYMLMYDRTNFYLEKAKELYKDIITDYSQGAYFKKSKMYLDEILMRQNRIKPSVLSNKYDYSESMQQKSLLQELLIDKEDKKFEKILRSKKIYKNISNTIAKRFGYDSMNAIFDEVNIDRIRELLNQGKCFELNTALQSSRSETLTKLIEDETIKYKFFECLTEAPYEKAYNQVKVTFNKSRDANIYLYLERMAFVLGLTDEALDFSSKVEMVDNKDVLAKEFLYRYQILKSKDESLSLDKFFSYTKRNLDFIKQNENNPVIVDFYYDYYLYLLKKEENDKANDILTKLYEKQKDIKAFVYSPFVETELSRLEKDNNNIEKSLDYLLESLKNSRKVRSNDEVKIYYDILKSYENLGNDLKRDEYILKCKEVKGTSDSLYKKMCDEM; encoded by the coding sequence GTGAAACTTTTAATTATATTTTTTTTATTCCTTAGTACTATTTATGCAAAAAAAGACTTTTATTATAGTTTTATAAACTCTTCTGGAGCTCAAATTTCCCAACAAAGAAAACAAACTATTGCTGATGGTTTTGATTTAATCCAAAATGCAAGATTACTTGCAAAAGAGGGTAAAATTGATGATGCTTATGCACAAATTAAAGATTTTAAAGAAAAAAATAAATTAAAAGTTTTAGAATCTGATATCATAATATTATATGCAGAACTATCATTAAAAAAAGTATCAAAAAGATATATCGTTGATGCTGCAAAAGTTTTAGAGGAAGCTATTAATTCTTCTAGAATAAATGAGTATGATTTATCAAAAGCATATATGTTATTAGTTGATTTAAAACTAAATTCAAATAAAGCAAAAGATGCTAAGTATTTTGCAGAAATAATTATCAATAATTTTAATGATGAACTTACAAAAACTTACGGAAAAATTTATTTAGCAAAAGTATATAAATATCAAAAAAACAATAAAAAAGCTATCCGAGTTTTATATAGTATTTTAACAAAAACTGATGATAAAATGATTGCAACAATTGTTGCTGATGAACTTTTTGATTTATATATTGCAAGTGAAGAGTTTGATAAAGCAAATGAGTTAATAGCAAAAGTTTTAAAAAGCAATATAGATTATTATGCAAATGATTCTTATTTAGCTAATAAAAAAATTAACAAACTAATTAAAGCTGGAATGCCAGAACATGCAGCTGATATTTTAAAAGAGTTATTAAATAGAACAAGTAAAGAAGAATCAATTGAAGACTTTAAATTTAAATTAGCAAATACATATATGCTTATGTATGATAGAACTAATTTTTATTTAGAAAAAGCAAAAGAGTTATATAAAGATATTATTACTGATTATTCCCAAGGTGCTTATTTTAAAAAATCAAAAATGTATCTTGATGAAATTTTAATGAGACAAAATAGAATTAAACCTTCTGTATTATCAAATAAATATGATTATTCAGAATCTATGCAACAAAAATCTTTATTGCAAGAGTTATTGATTGATAAAGAAGATAAAAAATTTGAAAAAATATTAAGATCTAAAAAAATATATAAGAATATTTCAAATACTATTGCTAAACGATTTGGTTATGATTCTATGAATGCTATATTTGATGAAGTTAATATTGATAGAATTCGTGAGTTATTAAATCAAGGTAAATGTTTTGAATTAAACACAGCTCTTCAAAGTTCAAGAAGTGAAACTTTAACTAAATTAATAGAAGATGAGACAATTAAATATAAATTTTTTGAATGTCTTACTGAAGCTCCTTATGAGAAGGCTTATAATCAAGTAAAAGTGACATTTAATAAAAGTAGAGATGCTAATATTTATTTATATTTAGAGCGAATGGCATTTGTTTTAGGTTTAACAGATGAAGCCTTAGATTTTTCATCAAAAGTTGAAATGGTTGATAATAAAGATGTCTTAGCAAAAGAGTTTTTATATAGATATCAAATACTAAAATCAAAAGATGAAAGTCTTTCTTTAGATAAATTCTTTTCATATACAAAACGGAATTTAGATTTTATAAAACAAAATGAAAATAATCCTGTTATTGTTGATTTTTATTATGATTATTATCTATATTTATTAAAAAAAGAAGAGAACGATAAAGCAAATGATATTTTGACTAAACTGTATGAAAAACAAAAAGATATTAAAGCTTTTGTCTATTCACCATTCGTTGAAACAGAATTATCAAGATTAGAAAAAGATAATAACAATATTGAAAAATCATTAGATTATTTATTAGAGTCCTTAAAAAATAGTAGAAAAGTAAGATCTAATGATGAAGTAAAAATCTATTATGATATTTTGAAATCATATGAAAATTTAGGAAATGACCTAAAAAGAGATGAATACATTTTAAAATGTAAAGAAGTAAAAGGAACAAGTGATAGTTTATATAAAAAAATGTGTGATGAGATGTAA
- the flhB gene encoding flagellar biosynthesis protein FlhB, translated as MADEDEKTEEPTDKKIEDAKKEGNVSKSMEVTGAAILFFGSLYILFFSSHTMGEIKKLMMFSYSFIGQELDNTVFYSLTYTVVMTMISSLLPLFALVILLTFVFNWVQFGMIVTPLKIDLQKLDPIKGMKNVFGLKKLIEAFKLTAKLTVIIIVMVLLFLFTGDMILAMMDKETMGTISTMIELTGYFLGAILLIIIIFAIIDFYFTKHYYMKSLRMSKQDIKDEYKNMDGDPLVKGRIRRIQMEMAQKRMMTEVPDADVVITNPTHYAVAMKYDNTVDSAPKIVAKGIDFIAIKIKDIAKENDIPIIENPALARALHDQIEIEQQIPSEFYKALAEIFSYVYELKKKR; from the coding sequence TTGGCTGATGAAGATGAAAAGACCGAAGAACCTACCGACAAGAAAATAGAAGATGCCAAAAAGGAAGGTAATGTTTCCAAATCAATGGAAGTTACTGGTGCGGCTATTCTATTTTTTGGATCTTTATATATATTATTCTTTTCTTCCCATACTATGGGTGAAATCAAAAAATTAATGATGTTCTCCTATAGTTTCATAGGACAAGAACTTGATAATACTGTATTTTATTCTCTAACTTATACTGTGGTTATGACAATGATTAGTTCATTATTACCTTTATTTGCTCTTGTGATTTTATTAACTTTTGTATTTAATTGGGTTCAATTTGGAATGATTGTAACCCCTTTAAAAATTGATTTACAAAAGCTTGATCCTATTAAAGGAATGAAGAATGTTTTTGGATTAAAAAAGCTAATTGAGGCTTTTAAATTAACAGCAAAACTTACAGTTATTATTATTGTTATGGTTCTTTTATTTCTCTTTACTGGGGACATGATTCTTGCAATGATGGACAAAGAAACCATGGGTACAATTAGTACGATGATAGAGCTTACAGGGTACTTTCTTGGGGCTATACTACTAATTATAATTATTTTTGCTATAATAGATTTTTATTTTACAAAACATTATTATATGAAGTCTTTACGTATGAGTAAACAAGATATTAAAGATGAATATAAAAACATGGATGGTGATCCTTTAGTAAAAGGTAGAATTCGTAGAATTCAAATGGAAATGGCTCAGAAAAGAATGATGACTGAAGTGCCTGATGCTGATGTTGTTATTACTAATCCTACCCATTATGCTGTAGCTATGAAGTATGATAATACTGTTGACTCTGCACCAAAAATTGTAGCAAAAGGTATTGATTTTATTGCAATAAAAATTAAAGATATTGCAAAAGAAAATGATATTCCAATTATTGAAAACCCTGCGTTAGCTAGGGCTTTACATGATCAAATAGAGATAGAACAACAAATTCCAAGTGAATTTTATAAAGCTTTAGCAGAGATTTTCTCTTATGTTTATGAGTTAAAAAAGAAAAGGTAA
- a CDS encoding flagellar biosynthetic protein FliR: MEAFLSLLNEDVVYPFLLLLARILAFVAFMPIFGDAAVSGRIRIALAFYITIFLFPLVDVTTPITQDTFLLGLLSEITLGAVAAMFLHIMFSAVRIIGDFVGYSTALSMAMMFDPSTGSQEGLVSRLLYWIVIALFFQTGMYEMTLVILVKSFAMIHLGTFDIFSYDGIQIAIDEVKRMFSFAFAFALPLFFIGFIMDIYYGYGTKSMPAFSPFVITFQLKFALIFLFLIFGMEAFTEAFTNYFITKFQ, from the coding sequence ATGGAAGCTTTTTTATCTCTATTAAATGAGGATGTTGTATACCCCTTTTTACTTCTACTTGCTAGAATTCTAGCTTTTGTAGCTTTTATGCCTATCTTTGGTGATGCTGCTGTTAGTGGAAGAATTAGAATTGCATTAGCCTTCTATATAACTATTTTTTTATTTCCTTTAGTTGATGTAACTACTCCTATTACTCAAGATACTTTTTTATTAGGTTTATTATCTGAAATTACTTTAGGTGCTGTTGCTGCTATGTTTTTACATATTATGTTTTCTGCTGTTAGAATTATTGGGGATTTTGTTGGGTACTCAACTGCTTTATCAATGGCAATGATGTTTGACCCTTCAACTGGTTCACAAGAGGGTCTTGTTTCACGACTATTATATTGGATTGTAATTGCTCTATTTTTCCAAACAGGAATGTATGAAATGACTCTTGTTATACTAGTGAAAAGTTTTGCCATGATTCATTTAGGTACTTTTGATATATTCTCTTATGATGGTATTCAAATTGCAATTGATGAAGTTAAAAGAATGTTTTCTTTTGCTTTTGCTTTTGCCTTACCTCTATTTTTTATTGGATTTATTATGGATATATATTATGGATATGGTACAAAATCTATGCCTGCATTTTCACCTTTTGTTATCACCTTTCAATTGAAATTTGCATTGATTTTTTTATTCTTGATATTTGGTATGGAAGCTTTTACAGAGGCTTTTACAAATTATTTTATAACAAAATTTCAATAG